One Falsarthrobacter nasiphocae DNA segment encodes these proteins:
- the nudC gene encoding NAD(+) diphosphatase — translation MPSFDRAVLPASPPAAGGVSRAAEERAGDRLLVRLRGASTTRYVVIAAHPAGRTDVLTAPGGEVLHGPEVAAVLETGALAVVALGELTGADTAGVIALVLPAEAAQETPRAGLAWVPGRSAFADAVDAGDGGVLAALTHAQAMAAWHASHRFSPETGRPTGTAHSGWVRVDPVTGTELFPRTDPAVIVALVDEEDRIILGRAAGWPETRYSTLAGFVEPGETPEEAVVRELREEVGVRVDRVRYLGSQSWPFPRSLMLGFIATTSSPPVADGTEIVSARAFSRAELEEAVADGSVTLPGTASISRALIRAWHEAEETR, via the coding sequence ATGCCCTCTTTCGACCGTGCCGTCCTGCCCGCGTCCCCTCCGGCAGCCGGCGGGGTGAGCCGCGCGGCGGAGGAGCGGGCGGGGGACCGCCTGCTCGTGCGCCTGCGAGGTGCCTCGACAACCCGCTACGTCGTCATCGCCGCCCACCCAGCTGGCAGGACGGACGTCCTCACGGCCCCCGGTGGCGAGGTGCTGCACGGCCCTGAGGTCGCGGCGGTGCTTGAGACGGGCGCGCTCGCCGTCGTCGCCCTCGGAGAGCTGACCGGCGCGGACACCGCCGGTGTCATTGCCCTCGTTCTCCCGGCCGAGGCCGCGCAGGAGACCCCGCGCGCGGGCCTTGCCTGGGTCCCGGGCCGGTCCGCTTTCGCGGACGCCGTTGACGCGGGGGACGGTGGCGTCCTCGCCGCGCTGACCCACGCGCAGGCCATGGCAGCGTGGCACGCAAGCCACCGGTTCTCCCCGGAGACGGGGCGCCCGACCGGCACCGCGCACTCCGGGTGGGTCCGCGTGGACCCGGTGACCGGTACAGAGCTCTTCCCGAGGACGGATCCGGCCGTCATCGTCGCGCTCGTGGACGAGGAGGACCGCATCATTCTCGGCCGCGCCGCCGGGTGGCCGGAGACCCGGTACTCCACCCTCGCCGGGTTCGTCGAGCCGGGCGAGACCCCCGAGGAGGCCGTGGTCCGCGAGCTCCGGGAGGAGGTCGGCGTCCGGGTGGACCGCGTCCGCTACCTCGGCTCGCAGTCCTGGCCGTTCCCGCGCTCGCTCATGCTGGGGTTCATTGCGACGACGTCGTCGCCGCCCGTGGCCGACGGCACGGAGATCGTCAGCGCCCGCGCGTTCTCGAGGGCAGAGCTGGAGGAGGCCGTGGCGGACGGCAGCGTCACCCTCCCTGGCACGGCGTCGATCTCGCGCGCGCTCATCCGCGCGTGGCACGAGGCGGAGGAGACTCGATGA
- a CDS encoding phosphotransferase, with the protein MTSDENLDALRLAALASAALEGVSIVSVAGLARSEDTVSTQVRAADGERFGVISAETPEASTSLLVESDLLQLVAHHVGDDLVVATPAGRYSRGTLSTVVFKDIASEPLEGSGWERDPECLERVGRALAAIHLMPAHALEDAGLPFYEASEVRSRMLNLLDAAAQTGRVPSALLSRWEGVLDEAGLWRFTPTPVHGDLHEGQFRATADSIHVTGWSELCVADPAQDFAWVMGLDPAHRMAVLDAYSDALARRDHPRDTSLVRRSMFHAEFAVAEYLLTALRSRDDSRVSTASRLLLELARRLDPAATLPAPAEDGADDDAHSPEDGETPPEASAPEPSKPEASVPEASVPGVPEASVPGVPEASAPGASVPEEAANRQDAEPPLEPVGRTLADRVSEKRETHGSHVAEPETTLHRAITPVDVLGTDR; encoded by the coding sequence GTGACTTCCGACGAGAACCTTGACGCCCTTCGCCTAGCCGCCCTCGCCTCTGCCGCGCTGGAGGGCGTGTCGATCGTGTCCGTTGCAGGGCTGGCTCGCTCAGAGGACACGGTGTCAACACAGGTGCGGGCGGCCGACGGCGAGCGGTTCGGCGTGATCTCCGCCGAGACGCCGGAGGCGAGCACGTCGCTGCTCGTCGAGTCTGACCTGCTCCAGCTGGTCGCCCACCACGTCGGGGACGACCTCGTGGTCGCGACGCCCGCGGGACGGTACTCGCGGGGCACGCTCTCCACCGTTGTGTTCAAGGACATCGCGTCTGAGCCCCTCGAGGGGTCCGGCTGGGAGAGGGACCCGGAGTGCCTCGAGCGCGTGGGCCGTGCTCTCGCGGCGATCCACCTGATGCCTGCTCACGCGCTGGAGGATGCCGGGCTTCCGTTCTATGAGGCGAGCGAGGTCCGCTCTCGTATGCTCAACCTCCTGGACGCCGCGGCGCAGACCGGCCGCGTCCCGTCCGCTCTGCTCTCCCGCTGGGAGGGGGTCCTCGATGAGGCGGGCCTGTGGCGGTTCACGCCCACGCCGGTGCACGGCGATCTCCACGAGGGCCAGTTCCGCGCGACTGCGGACTCCATCCATGTGACGGGCTGGTCTGAGCTGTGCGTGGCGGACCCTGCCCAGGACTTCGCGTGGGTCATGGGCTTGGACCCGGCGCACCGGATGGCGGTCTTGGACGCGTATTCGGACGCTTTGGCCCGCCGCGACCACCCGCGGGACACCTCCCTTGTGCGTCGCTCGATGTTCCATGCTGAGTTCGCCGTCGCCGAGTACCTTCTCACCGCCTTGCGCTCGCGCGACGACTCCCGGGTCTCGACGGCGTCCCGCCTCCTCTTGGAGCTGGCCCGTCGCCTGGACCCTGCTGCGACCCTGCCGGCCCCGGCCGAGGACGGCGCGGACGACGACGCACATTCTCCCGAGGACGGTGAGACGCCGCCGGAGGCGAGCGCGCCCGAGCCGAGCAAGCCCGAAGCGAGCGTGCCTGAGGCATCCGTGCCAGGCGTGCCTGAGGCATCCGTGCCAGGCGTGCCTGAGGCATCCGCGCCTGGGGCGAGCGTTCCCGAGGAGGCGGCGAACCGTCAGGACGCGGAGCCGCCCTTGGAGCCGGTGGGCCGCACGCTGGCAGATCGTGTCTCTGAGAAGCGAGAGACCCACGGCAGCCACGTCGCCGAGCCTGAGACAACCCTCCATCGGGCCATCACGCCGGTCGACGTCCTCGGCACAGACCGCTAG
- a CDS encoding ATP-dependent helicase: MNATMPQDWPPADPAALAAALTPPGQPVIPPTQAQSEVITSTEGCLLVVAGAGSGKTRTMAEKVAWIVSQGLAAPHEILGVTFTKKAAAELSHRIREKLALLDSAKRRAGVEEAGAALLDDLDVDVSTYHSFANRLVADYGLRLGVEPTAPLIGEAEAFMRARGVLDAYAGNVEDLGGTALSTATGNILRLVGERAEHGASWAEIRETLAAYRDAGQAAVAAKTRAGAVALVDRLQGRLVQTLLAEQYERLKRTEGFLDFGDLIDMAVRLAREFPDVGAAERSRYRYVLLDEFQDTSHTQMELFAELFGPRIVDGEVVGARGITAVGDPNQSIYGFRGASAGQLAAFVQRFSLPGRPAGQLNLNQAWRNPRAVLDIANALSEPLGETPAFVRAPQVDVKELAPSPKAGRGEVVFGQFASFGTSVEEQLARIEALEPEDRDQSVDEVREVLAAMTERRSEIQAVADFVAARRDAPPGEPAPSVAVLSRTKSALGPIYEELIRRGIPAELTGIGALLEAPEVVEILAYLRVMTDAARSDSMLRILASPKFALGTRDLAAFGDWARHVAAVESRRAGGRISPEAAPEDVDVREAEDTAESPSLVMALEELPPDTSWVSRHGRSISEEGLRRLREARDLVVRLRRMPSDDLLDVIQAVEREIGLDIELEALPTGSPHAARRHVEALLDEAAGFARTRTAVSVSAFLDWLDLAAEHEDGLKPAEVEARADVVQLMTVHASKGLEWDVVIIPGLVEGTFPSSLSVPWTKEGGSMIPFELRGDAANLPVWEIQTETGKDFEDSHALFAEEYDTYSEREERRLAYVAVTRARSTLWLSWSLFADGKAKGRKPSTYFLEAMGAAQRAAVEHHSTVVHLGSDPLESFGGVPPRNPVGAVRRTAEWPLDPLGSRRPGFEAAQRAVIAALGGADGAGEPASARPRSTLGEAWAAEAQRLVALAHAESERRAEEAGILEIPPVISVSSFVGIAGEGQSAAEQLARPIPRRPSLAARRGTTFHAYVEEHFQRSAGFDFDELWSDSDEAEDLELDRLKENFLASEWAERSADGVEVLIETKISGQRIKGRVDAIFHNADGTWELLDWKTGRVPTGDDLRVKSLQLALYRLGWAQLKGVPEESVSACFYYVDSNTVVRPDPLPTASELTALFASRVERTAGPEG; this comes from the coding sequence ATGAACGCCACAATGCCCCAGGACTGGCCGCCAGCCGACCCCGCCGCGCTCGCCGCGGCGCTGACGCCGCCAGGCCAGCCCGTCATCCCGCCCACGCAGGCCCAGTCTGAGGTCATCACCTCGACCGAAGGGTGCCTGCTCGTCGTGGCCGGTGCCGGATCCGGCAAGACTCGCACCATGGCGGAGAAGGTGGCGTGGATTGTCAGCCAGGGGCTCGCGGCCCCGCATGAGATCCTCGGTGTCACCTTCACGAAGAAGGCGGCCGCGGAGCTGAGTCACCGCATCCGTGAGAAGCTGGCGCTCCTGGACTCGGCCAAGCGCCGGGCTGGGGTCGAGGAGGCCGGTGCCGCACTGCTCGACGACCTCGACGTCGACGTCTCCACCTACCACTCCTTCGCCAACCGGCTCGTCGCCGACTACGGCCTGCGGCTGGGCGTCGAGCCCACGGCACCGCTCATCGGCGAGGCCGAGGCATTCATGCGGGCTCGCGGGGTCTTGGACGCCTACGCGGGCAACGTCGAGGACCTCGGCGGAACAGCACTCTCGACCGCCACCGGCAACATCCTCCGGCTTGTGGGCGAGCGCGCTGAGCACGGCGCGTCCTGGGCCGAGATCCGCGAGACACTCGCCGCCTACCGTGACGCGGGCCAGGCGGCGGTCGCGGCGAAGACGCGCGCGGGGGCGGTGGCCCTCGTTGATCGTCTGCAGGGCCGCCTCGTTCAGACCCTCCTGGCGGAGCAGTATGAGCGCCTCAAGAGGACCGAAGGCTTCCTCGACTTCGGGGACCTCATCGACATGGCCGTTCGCCTCGCGCGGGAGTTCCCCGACGTCGGGGCCGCCGAGCGCTCGCGGTATCGCTATGTCCTCCTGGACGAATTCCAGGACACCTCGCACACCCAGATGGAGCTGTTCGCCGAACTCTTTGGCCCTCGCATTGTGGACGGTGAGGTCGTCGGAGCACGGGGCATCACCGCCGTGGGCGACCCGAACCAGTCCATCTACGGCTTCAGGGGAGCCTCGGCCGGCCAGCTCGCGGCGTTCGTTCAGCGGTTCAGCCTCCCCGGCCGCCCCGCCGGCCAGCTCAACCTCAACCAGGCGTGGCGCAACCCCCGCGCGGTGCTCGACATCGCCAACGCACTCTCCGAGCCGCTCGGCGAGACTCCCGCCTTCGTCCGCGCGCCGCAGGTCGACGTCAAGGAGCTCGCCCCCTCGCCCAAGGCCGGCCGCGGAGAGGTGGTCTTCGGGCAGTTCGCCTCGTTCGGGACCAGCGTGGAGGAGCAGCTCGCCCGAATCGAGGCCCTCGAACCCGAGGACCGGGATCAGTCCGTCGACGAGGTCCGTGAGGTGCTCGCCGCCATGACGGAGCGGCGCTCCGAGATCCAGGCCGTGGCGGACTTTGTCGCAGCCCGGCGGGACGCCCCTCCGGGGGAGCCCGCGCCGTCCGTGGCCGTGCTCTCCCGCACCAAGTCAGCGCTTGGCCCCATCTACGAGGAGCTCATCCGCCGAGGCATCCCTGCGGAGCTCACGGGCATCGGGGCGCTCTTGGAGGCGCCCGAGGTCGTCGAGATCCTCGCCTACCTGCGTGTCATGACGGACGCTGCCCGCTCGGACTCCATGCTGCGCATTCTCGCCTCGCCCAAATTTGCCCTCGGCACGCGGGACCTCGCTGCCTTCGGGGACTGGGCCCGTCACGTCGCCGCCGTCGAATCCCGCCGAGCGGGCGGACGCATCAGCCCAGAGGCAGCACCCGAGGACGTGGATGTGCGAGAGGCGGAGGACACGGCTGAGTCGCCGTCCCTCGTCATGGCGCTTGAGGAGCTGCCGCCGGACACCAGCTGGGTGTCCCGGCACGGCCGCTCTATTTCAGAGGAGGGACTGCGGCGCCTGCGGGAGGCCCGGGACCTCGTCGTGCGCCTGCGCCGCATGCCGTCCGACGACCTGCTCGACGTCATCCAGGCGGTCGAGCGGGAGATCGGCCTCGACATCGAGCTTGAGGCCCTGCCCACGGGATCGCCCCACGCTGCGCGCCGCCACGTGGAGGCGCTCCTCGACGAGGCGGCAGGGTTCGCGCGGACCCGCACCGCCGTGAGCGTGTCCGCGTTCCTCGACTGGCTCGACCTTGCGGCAGAGCACGAGGACGGGCTGAAGCCCGCCGAGGTGGAAGCCCGGGCGGACGTCGTCCAGCTCATGACCGTCCACGCCTCGAAGGGGCTGGAATGGGACGTGGTCATCATCCCCGGGCTCGTCGAGGGCACGTTCCCGAGCAGCCTCTCCGTGCCCTGGACCAAGGAGGGCGGCTCGATGATCCCGTTCGAGCTCCGCGGAGACGCGGCAAACCTCCCCGTCTGGGAGATTCAGACGGAGACGGGAAAAGACTTCGAGGACTCCCACGCCCTCTTCGCGGAGGAGTACGACACGTACTCGGAGCGCGAAGAGCGGCGCCTCGCCTACGTCGCCGTGACCCGGGCCCGCTCCACGCTCTGGCTCTCGTGGTCCCTCTTCGCCGACGGCAAGGCCAAGGGCCGCAAGCCGAGCACGTACTTCCTCGAGGCCATGGGGGCGGCCCAGCGCGCGGCTGTTGAGCACCACAGCACCGTGGTCCACCTCGGCAGCGACCCCCTCGAGAGTTTTGGAGGGGTCCCGCCACGGAACCCCGTCGGGGCGGTTCGGCGCACAGCCGAGTGGCCCCTCGATCCCCTCGGCAGCCGCCGCCCTGGGTTCGAGGCGGCCCAGCGCGCTGTCATCGCCGCGCTGGGCGGCGCGGACGGCGCAGGCGAGCCCGCATCCGCCCGGCCCCGCTCAACGCTCGGTGAGGCCTGGGCAGCCGAGGCCCAGCGGCTTGTCGCGCTGGCGCATGCGGAGAGCGAGCGCCGCGCTGAGGAGGCCGGCATTCTGGAGATTCCGCCCGTCATCTCGGTCTCCAGCTTCGTCGGGATCGCGGGGGAGGGGCAGTCTGCGGCGGAGCAGCTGGCGAGGCCCATCCCACGTCGACCCAGCCTCGCGGCCCGGCGTGGCACCACGTTCCATGCCTACGTGGAAGAGCATTTCCAGCGCAGCGCCGGGTTCGACTTCGACGAGCTCTGGAGCGACTCGGACGAGGCCGAGGACCTCGAACTCGACCGCCTCAAAGAGAACTTCCTGGCGTCGGAGTGGGCGGAACGGAGCGCCGACGGCGTCGAGGTCCTCATCGAGACGAAGATCAGCGGGCAGCGCATCAAGGGGCGCGTGGACGCGATCTTCCACAACGCGGATGGCACATGGGAGCTCCTCGACTGGAAGACGGGGCGGGTTCCCACCGGCGACGATCTGCGGGTCAAGTCACTGCAGCTCGCGCTGTACCGTCTCGGGTGGGCACAGCTCAAGGGCGTCCCGGAGGAATCCGTGAGCGCGTGCTTCTACTACGTGGACTCGAACACGGTCGTTCGCCCCGATCCGCTGCCGACGGCGTCCGAGCTCACGGCCCTTTTCGCGTCCAGGGTCGAGCGGACCGCGGGGCCGGAAGGCTAG
- a CDS encoding PD-(D/E)XK nuclease family protein: MTRAAGRDAVTEAGAAQTGGRGQVRGTKRLVMAPVRRAAVGEYARDVPPPAPGVTLLTGVAGSGKSSRLRATALRHLREEGTPVLMISSSRAAASRFAADLAAESEEGLGASRSMTWPAFAFEIISRAEAQGLIPWMRGAPRLRTGAEQDHRYHALLSRVPEASLPPTMALAAGTLGLRQQLRDFADQAIQVEADPEADVTALAARHNRPEWALAGRLMAEYRFQSALGDSEALDALELSLVARGILRENPEFGRAEAARQGLLVVDDAHNVTMPELALLEALVGALRPTGAPAIVAFDEASAVQVFRGADPARTGRRLAALADRQEDAGPNRRSSGTLAAVAESLRARLGVQPLGPGAAAPAADARGEAAGGEVECLVVSHPFHEHRLIGTRILDLVVSEGANVGFADIAVVVRSGSEARSVERQLTSLGIPVEVPPAVLTLKETPAVRPLVALMEVVVSAEEPEVAVLTEVLTSPLIGMSSVDLRRARQELRRRARLALVRSWSGEPADQASPNPASGDPMAAGGGGAPLEGAPPLTEARIPLSDQLLIEAASDPASETGIEGIDRLSRMIAAGRREYETKNKDPQHVLWGLWEESGRAPVWRSAAAGTGAAADRANRDLDAVMSLFYAAERFMDQRPGAAADEFLAELIEQAVPVDTVAKRAAGGSAVSVLTPVTAAGREFAVVFVAGVQEGRWPNPRVRGELFGTSDFLEALAAEREGRPVVYSGHAERVSAVRRDELRLFLAAITRATSRLVITAVNGDGESPSLFFDLVALAAGLSPHAIRPVHPPRPQTIRALIGELRRAAESAPAPEAADAASVLALLATSGVRDASLTRPETWWGSRALSTTAPVVGPEAVIVVSPSKIQQAIEDPLGWFVQYVGGEPAREFSRSLGTLVHALAERYPSGEREELTEALERAWADLNFDDSLSSRAERAHAEHLVSSFAQYAIQARSEGRDVTAGDVEKSFLAQVELPVRGVPRTVVLKGTIDRLERRTDGGWTVVDLKTSKTSVTAAEGAVHPQMAVYQYAAELGGLEGVERTEEALLVYLGKPNAKKVATVRQQGAGISSLAEVLVAEAARTMTGASFAAYRAGERDRSQLPEIDPLLPQGRPVTRLDLPENSPEEGNQA; this comes from the coding sequence ATGACAAGAGCAGCAGGACGTGACGCCGTGACGGAAGCGGGCGCGGCGCAGACGGGCGGGCGCGGTCAGGTGCGCGGCACCAAGAGGCTGGTCATGGCCCCAGTGAGGCGGGCCGCGGTCGGCGAGTATGCCCGGGACGTGCCCCCACCCGCCCCCGGCGTGACGCTTCTGACGGGCGTTGCGGGGTCGGGGAAGTCAAGCCGCCTGCGGGCCACCGCCCTGCGGCACCTCCGTGAGGAGGGCACGCCCGTGCTCATGATCTCCTCGTCCCGTGCGGCAGCCTCCCGGTTCGCGGCGGACCTCGCTGCGGAGTCGGAGGAGGGCCTCGGGGCCAGCCGCAGCATGACCTGGCCCGCCTTCGCGTTCGAGATCATCAGCAGAGCCGAGGCCCAGGGCCTCATCCCCTGGATGCGGGGTGCCCCGCGCCTTCGCACCGGAGCGGAGCAGGACCACCGCTACCACGCGCTGCTCAGCCGCGTCCCTGAGGCCTCCCTTCCCCCCACCATGGCTCTCGCGGCCGGAACGCTGGGGCTTCGGCAGCAGCTTCGGGACTTCGCGGATCAGGCCATTCAGGTGGAGGCTGACCCGGAGGCGGATGTGACCGCCCTGGCCGCGAGGCACAACCGGCCGGAGTGGGCGCTCGCGGGCCGGCTCATGGCGGAGTACCGCTTCCAGAGCGCGCTGGGGGACTCGGAAGCCCTGGACGCCCTCGAGCTGAGTCTCGTGGCGCGCGGCATCCTGAGGGAGAACCCCGAGTTCGGGCGGGCGGAGGCCGCGCGGCAGGGCCTCCTTGTGGTGGATGACGCGCACAACGTCACGATGCCCGAGCTCGCCCTCCTCGAGGCCCTCGTGGGGGCACTGCGGCCCACGGGCGCTCCCGCGATCGTCGCGTTCGACGAAGCGTCCGCGGTCCAGGTGTTCCGCGGCGCCGACCCAGCCAGGACGGGCCGCCGCCTCGCGGCTCTGGCGGATCGTCAGGAGGACGCCGGCCCCAATCGGCGCTCCTCGGGCACGCTGGCGGCCGTAGCGGAGAGCCTCCGGGCGCGGCTCGGCGTCCAGCCGCTCGGCCCCGGCGCGGCGGCTCCGGCGGCAGACGCGCGCGGGGAGGCCGCTGGGGGCGAGGTCGAGTGCCTTGTCGTGAGCCACCCCTTCCACGAGCACCGGCTCATCGGCACGCGCATTCTCGATCTCGTCGTGTCGGAGGGGGCCAACGTCGGGTTCGCCGACATCGCCGTTGTGGTCCGCTCCGGCTCGGAGGCCCGCAGTGTCGAGCGCCAGCTGACATCGCTTGGCATTCCTGTGGAGGTCCCCCCGGCCGTTCTGACGCTCAAGGAGACCCCCGCGGTGCGGCCGCTCGTGGCGCTCATGGAGGTTGTCGTCAGCGCAGAGGAGCCCGAGGTCGCCGTCCTGACGGAGGTCCTCACATCGCCGCTCATCGGCATGTCCAGCGTGGACCTCCGGAGGGCCCGCCAGGAGCTTCGCCGCCGTGCACGGCTGGCCCTCGTCCGGTCCTGGTCTGGCGAGCCCGCGGACCAGGCGTCGCCGAACCCGGCGTCTGGGGACCCCATGGCCGCCGGAGGCGGCGGGGCCCCGCTGGAGGGTGCGCCGCCCCTGACCGAGGCGAGGATCCCGCTCAGCGACCAGCTGCTCATCGAGGCCGCGAGCGACCCCGCGTCGGAGACCGGCATCGAGGGGATCGATCGCCTCAGCCGCATGATCGCGGCGGGCCGCCGGGAGTACGAGACCAAGAACAAGGACCCGCAGCACGTCCTCTGGGGGCTGTGGGAGGAATCCGGGCGCGCCCCGGTCTGGCGGTCTGCCGCCGCAGGGACGGGGGCAGCGGCGGACCGGGCCAATCGGGACCTGGACGCCGTGATGTCGCTGTTCTACGCCGCCGAGCGCTTCATGGATCAGAGGCCGGGCGCCGCCGCAGACGAGTTCCTCGCGGAGCTCATCGAACAGGCCGTCCCCGTGGACACCGTGGCCAAGAGGGCCGCCGGAGGATCGGCAGTATCCGTGCTGACTCCCGTCACGGCTGCGGGGCGCGAATTCGCCGTTGTCTTCGTGGCAGGCGTCCAGGAGGGCCGCTGGCCCAACCCCCGTGTGCGTGGTGAGCTCTTCGGCACGAGCGACTTCCTCGAGGCCCTCGCCGCAGAGCGGGAAGGCCGCCCCGTCGTGTACTCGGGGCACGCGGAGCGGGTCTCCGCCGTCCGGCGGGACGAGCTGCGCCTCTTCCTCGCCGCCATCACCCGTGCCACGTCGCGGCTCGTCATCACCGCGGTCAACGGGGACGGGGAGTCGCCGAGCCTCTTCTTCGACCTCGTCGCGCTCGCGGCGGGGCTGAGCCCCCACGCCATCCGGCCGGTGCATCCGCCCCGGCCTCAGACCATTCGAGCGCTCATCGGCGAGCTGCGCCGCGCGGCCGAGTCCGCGCCGGCCCCCGAGGCAGCCGATGCGGCCTCCGTTCTGGCGCTCTTGGCCACCTCGGGCGTGCGGGACGCCAGCCTCACAAGGCCCGAGACCTGGTGGGGGAGCCGGGCTCTGTCGACGACCGCCCCGGTCGTCGGTCCCGAGGCTGTGATCGTCGTCTCCCCATCGAAGATCCAGCAGGCCATCGAGGACCCGCTTGGATGGTTCGTCCAGTACGTCGGCGGTGAGCCTGCCCGGGAGTTCTCCCGTTCGCTCGGCACGCTCGTGCACGCCCTGGCGGAGCGGTATCCGAGCGGCGAGCGGGAAGAGCTCACCGAGGCGCTCGAACGGGCCTGGGCGGACCTGAACTTCGACGACTCCCTGTCATCCCGTGCCGAGCGCGCCCACGCGGAGCACCTCGTGTCGTCCTTCGCGCAGTACGCCATCCAAGCCCGCTCGGAGGGGAGGGACGTGACGGCGGGAGACGTGGAGAAGTCCTTCCTGGCCCAGGTCGAGCTCCCCGTGAGAGGCGTGCCCCGGACCGTCGTCCTCAAGGGCACCATCGACCGCCTTGAACGCCGCACGGACGGAGGCTGGACAGTCGTCGATCTCAAGACGAGCAAGACGTCCGTCACAGCAGCCGAAGGGGCCGTGCATCCCCAGATGGCCGTCTACCAGTACGCCGCCGAGCTGGGCGGACTCGAGGGCGTCGAGCGCACTGAGGAGGCGCTCCTCGTCTATCTCGGCAAACCGAACGCCAAAAAGGTGGCGACGGTGCGGCAACAGGGCGCGGGGATCTCGAGCCTCGCCGAGGTCCTCGTCGCAGAAGCCGCCCGCACCATGACCGGCGCGTCCTTCGCGGCCTACCGGGCGGGGGAGCGAGACCGGAGCCAGCTGCCGGAGATTGATCCGCTGCTGCCGCAGGGGCGCCCCGTCACGCGGCTCGATCTTCCCGAGAATTCACCCGAGGAGGGGAACCAGGCATGA
- a CDS encoding MGMT family protein: MTRPSLPPDYVAGLRVLIESIPPGRVIAYSDAAEAIGYGSGRHSAAALAGGLVPGVPWWRVIRADGSIVERLAPEAWRRWAEEGTPLMPDGKRVRMALARWRADDDVLRAVDAAIEAASAQRVHPSCLTGLHDKSSRT; the protein is encoded by the coding sequence ATGACGCGGCCAAGCCTCCCACCTGATTATGTGGCGGGCCTGCGCGTCCTCATCGAGTCGATCCCCCCGGGGCGCGTCATCGCGTACTCGGACGCAGCCGAGGCCATTGGGTACGGGAGCGGGCGGCACAGTGCGGCGGCGCTCGCCGGGGGCCTCGTGCCCGGCGTCCCCTGGTGGCGGGTCATCCGCGCTGACGGGAGCATCGTGGAGCGCCTCGCCCCTGAGGCGTGGCGGCGCTGGGCGGAGGAGGGCACCCCGCTCATGCCGGATGGGAAGCGGGTGCGGATGGCTCTCGCGCGCTGGAGAGCGGACGACGACGTGCTGCGCGCGGTGGATGCCGCCATTGAGGCGGCGTCGGCTCAACGTGTCCACCCCTCGTGTTTGACTGGTTTGCATGACAAGAGCAGCAGGACGTGA
- a CDS encoding 3'-5' exonuclease: protein MSTAAPTWLDLPCVGFDLETTGRDPRTALVVTAALIIVNGRGEELQRREWLVDPGVEIPQQASDVHGITTAKARAEGIPAAQAIAEISQALDELVEAELPLVAFNGAYDFTVMAHERQRHGITGRAPRPVIDPFILQKHVDKYRKGKKTLTALCESYGISLENAHTAADDALAAVHLARALGTKFPAIRMGAAELHDAQVGWAKAQAADFQEYKRRTDPSATIEGGWPTYGGSPA, encoded by the coding sequence ATGTCTACAGCAGCGCCCACGTGGCTTGATCTTCCGTGCGTCGGATTCGACCTCGAGACGACGGGGCGTGACCCCCGGACCGCGCTCGTCGTCACCGCAGCCCTCATCATCGTCAACGGCCGCGGCGAGGAGCTCCAGCGCCGCGAGTGGCTCGTGGACCCGGGCGTCGAGATCCCGCAGCAGGCCTCGGACGTCCACGGGATCACGACGGCGAAGGCTCGCGCCGAGGGCATTCCCGCCGCGCAGGCGATCGCCGAGATCTCCCAGGCTCTCGACGAGCTCGTCGAGGCCGAGCTGCCCCTCGTCGCGTTCAACGGCGCCTACGACTTCACCGTCATGGCCCACGAGCGCCAGCGCCACGGCATCACGGGCCGCGCGCCCCGGCCGGTCATCGACCCGTTCATCCTCCAGAAGCACGTGGACAAGTACCGCAAGGGCAAGAAGACCCTCACCGCCCTCTGCGAGAGCTACGGGATCTCCCTGGAGAACGCGCACACTGCGGCCGACGACGCCCTGGCCGCCGTCCACCTCGCCCGCGCGCTGGGGACGAAGTTCCCGGCCATCCGGATGGGCGCCGCGGAGCTCCACGACGCGCAGGTCGGCTGGGCCAAGGCCCAGGCGGCGGACTTCCAGGAGTACAAGCGCCGCACCGACCCGAGCGCCACGATCGAGGGCGGCTGGCCGACGTACGGGGGCTCCCCGGCCTAG